The following coding sequences lie in one Phaeodactylum tricornutum CCAP 1055/1 chromosome 12, whole genome shotgun sequence genomic window:
- a CDS encoding histone deacetylase 1 isoform (Similar to histone deacetylase 1 protein responsible for the deacetylation of lysine residues on the N-terminal part of the core histones (H2A, H2B, H3 and H4). Also involved in p53 deacetylation which modulates its effect on cell growth and apoptosis) — protein MGDSRRVSYFYDAEIGNYHYGQGHPMKPHRVRMTHNLVVNYGLYRKMEVFRPRLVSPTAMTRFHSDDYINFLRVITPDNMQDYIRPLQRFNVGEDCPVFDGLFEFCQLYTSGSIGGAARLNENRVDIVINWAGGLHHAKKAEASGFCYVNDCVLAILELLKKHERVLYIDIDIHHGDGVEEAFYSTNRVMTVSFHKFGEYFPGTGDVLDVGYAQGKNYAINFPLNDGMDDDSYESIFRPVIGKIMEVFAPGAVVLQCGADSLSGDRLGCFNLSAQGHANCVEFVRSFNIPMLVLGGGGYTLRNVPRCWTYETSVLTGEKVSDELPFNDYFEYFGPDYRLHLPVSNMENLNSRAYLDKTKNQLLDILSQVEPVPSVQIQTGQIDSQTNPRSMAMEVDDEPPAEESNPDARVTREDTGRKEHASELAA, from the exons ATGGGGGACTCTAGGCGTGTATCGTACTTTTACGATGCCGAGATCGGAAACTACCATTACGGCCAAG GCCATCCGATGAAGCCTCATCGCGTGCGCATGACGCACAATCTCGTCGTCAACTACGGCCTCTACCGCAAGATGGAGGTctttcgtcctcgtcttgtTTCGCCCACCGCCATGACGCGTTTTCACAGCGACGACTACATCAACTTCCTCCGAGTCATTACCCCCGACAATATGCAGGATTACATTCGTCCCCTCCAGCGCTTCAACGTGGGAGAAGACTGCCCGGTCTTCGACGGTTTGTTCGAGTTTTGTCAGCTCTACACATCCGGATCGATTGGCGGCGCCGCTCGGCTTAACGAAAATCGCGTCGATATTGTTATCAACTGGGCTGGCGGTCTGCATCACGCtaaaaaggccgaagccTCCGGATTCTGTTACGTCAATGACTGTGTCTTGGCCATTCTCGAGCTTCTCAAGAAACACGAACGAGTTCTATATATCGACATTGATATTCATCACGGAGATGGAGTCGAAGAAGCCTTTTACTCGACCAACCGCGTCATGACGGTCAGTTTTCACAAGTTTGGCGAGTACTTTCCAGGAACCGGGGACGTCCTCGATGTGGGCTACGCCCAGGGCAAGAACTACGCCATTAACTTCCCGCTCAACGACGGTATGGATGACGATTCGTACGAATCCATCTTTCGTCCAGTGATTGGCAAGATCATGGAAGTATTCGCACCGGGCGCTGTTGTCTTGCAATGCGGCGCCGATTCGTTATCGGGCGATCGTCTCGGCTGCTTTAATCTTTCGGCACAGGGCCACGCTAACTGTGTTGAGTTTGTCCGCTCCTTCAATATTCCAATGCTGGTGCTAGGAGGCGGTGGTTATACGCTACGCAATGTACCGCGCTGCTGGACGTACGAAACGTCAGTCCTTACGGGAGAAAAAGTTTCGGACGAATTACCCTTTAACGATTATTTCGAGTACTTTGGACCGGATTATCGGCTCCATTTGCCCGTCTCGAACATGGAAAATCTTAACTCGCGAGCCTATTTGGATAAAACCAAGAATCAGCTTTTGGATATACTGAGTCAAGTTGAGCCCGTGCCCAGCGTACAAATCCAAACCGGACAGATAGATTCACAGACCAACCCTCGCTCTATGGCGATGGAAGTGGACGACGAGCCTCCAGCGGAGGAATCAAATCCGGATGCGCGCGTAACGAGGGAAGACACTGGGCGAAAGGAACACGCGTCCGAGCTGGCGGCGTAA
- a CDS encoding predicted protein: MPSETLARCSSTGSSNNDESRSTSSLSTTTEELFRIWQTKCRSRNNEDRLRKEACSFFRSLCTHTTVETPLQQKLTTRASHEEALAVLIRELGPVLQETTPRIVALHCLLGALEGCAEAGLSSNLTQLLGNFLLTYCGPIVLDEAGIREDMDEDYEEQVRDIAIQSLTVLIESVPSDVAATTEQVVSQRLALARAGVERRCAAPELEAVIDGASDHNRSDTPPAASRVASGLSTLPRSRRSYCFGLLQSAVDSVGVIILSCSIAIGENENVQDDLIKFAQFTAICLHGESDPRCLMQLLVLLGRVQRAWYPVLKDSEFPVDDFFDAVAPYYPIQFTPPPNNPHGITREGLSRAILEVLTFVGYDKVARDLRKDPLIGLSLGIVLERIVPPAEDGPANCADQLLGIKDLSVLLFGSSPSVTSSFSRLELLDSVALMHLSDTMLTIHDEASMAVVKGGAEEGVAKDLAVETRKMISQIGLACERANSNFAWDTFVAQPLQSLSSKMVSEPSSSRTAIAYMACLCSCGGPKTLRRSLETGLSPLLENLLGGLQDDRDEATAIYGVGLESAKKDGVLVHPHPLQPYSTNAVDKLCCILGNGRSDDSNGVRPTSICVAAIRALDSVLVAAPAELLGKEAVQKLALVITAVASELIKCGTSTHTSIEPNEHEWLAACCRTVGAFVGKTLNITDEEEAANLPISVLQVAPLNILLKTEILPSLVSASQQNRADIKATRYDRNTLAIACTFGQHAAASIVQILLRMLNDELKQGSSCTLFDVIETLSTVGAETNEDDGIEARFRTSMLELPPTNEDSARIATIICQAYDIIPLLLPSYQSLVSAKHLERLVSLVSPCLPPLTQIDAVKVSLVLPFLATSLQHSSSGLVSSDLGIQIGQALEQIVAYLCDFTLDPEYDHEARSYAAACLQISISRFIPRNSNPCRVELILKKQIIPLISKSINRTSGLSERLVYQCEAEALTLSELLSFLGVLASAAACCGACTKKSGAPFSSVPGFLLDVTVFDRANPAYSNDLAIEAASALGSVLSVTRRSTIWKQRLSYLSAKRLEDILSSNERISPGGVASACYIICSSNIKMLSRISREQLIAVVSYGLSSKAATEEETSSVSNRLKIKKLVLAAYNALIRYEPWLNL; this comes from the exons ATGCCGAGTGAAACGTTGGCCCGGTGTTCGTCGACAGggagcagcaacaacgacgaaAGTCGCAGTACTTCGTCCTTGAGCACTACGACCGAAGAACTCTTTCGTATCTGGCAGACCAAGTGTCGCAGCCGCAACAATGAGGATCGTTTGCGGAAGGAAGCCTGTTCTTTCTTTCGATCTCTCTGTACCCACACGACCGTCGAGACGCCCTTGCAGCAAAAACTGACGACTCGGGCCAGTCACGAAGAAGCACTGGCTGTTCTCATTCGTGAGTTGGGCCCGGTGCTTCAAGAGACCACGCCGCGTATTGTAGCCTTGCATTGCCTACTCGGCGCCTTGGAAGGATGCGCCGAAGCGGGGTTGTCGTCCAACCTGACGCAGCTGCTCGGAAATTTCTTACTGACGTATTGTGGACCCATTGTGCTAGATGAAGCAGGCATTCGGGAAGACATGGACGAGGACTACGAAGAGCAGGTTCGAGATATAGCGATCCAGAGTCTTACTGTTCTTATTGAGAGCGTACCAAGTGATgtggcggcgacgacggaacaaGTGGTTTCGCAACGGCTGGCGTTGGCCCGTGCGGGTGTGGAACGACGGTGCGCAGCGCCCGAACTCGAAGCTGTTATAGACGGCGCCAGCGATCACAATAGAAGCGATACTCCTCCAGCCGCCAGTCGTGTCGCCTCTGGCTTATCAACATTGCCTCGATCACGGCGGTCGTATTGTTTCGGGCTTTTGCAATCCGCCGTAGATAGTGTTGGTGTCATTATCTTGTCTTGTTCCATCGCAATAGGCGAAAACGAAAATGTCCAAGACGATTTGATAAAATTCGCACAATTTACTGCGATATGTTTGCACGGAGAATCAGACCCCCGGTGTTTGATGCAACTGCTGGTCTTGCTGGGACGCGTCCAGCGAGCATGGTATCCTGTATTGAAAGATTCCGAGTTTCCGGTGGACGATTTTTTTGACGCCGTTGCTCCCTACTATCCGATACAGTTCACGCCACCACCCAATAATCCCCACGGTATAACACGGGAAGGATTGAGTCGCGCCATTTTGGAGGTGCTGACTTTTGTTGGCTACGACAAAGTGGCACGTGACTTGCGGAAGGATCCATTGATAGGCTTGAGTCTAGGTATCGTTCTCGAGCGTATTGTTCCACCAGCGGAAGACGGCCCAGCCAATTGTGCCGATCAGCTACTTGGTATAAAGGATTTGTCTGTCCTACTATTCGGATCGTCTCCTTCGGTCACCTCTTCGTTCTCTCGGTTGGAGCTTTTGGATTCGGTAGCCCTGATGCATCTCTCGGATACAATGCTGACGATACATGATGAAGCATCGATGGCGGTCGTCAAAGGTGGAGCGGAAGAAGGTGTCGCCAAAGATTTGGCCGTTGAGACAAGGAAAATGATTTCTCAAATCGGTTTGGCATGCGAGCGAGCAAATAGCAATTTTGCCTGGGATACGTTCGTCGCCCAGCCGCTTCAGAGCTTGTCATCCAAGATGGTGTCAGAACCTTCATCGAGTCGGACAGCAATCGCCTACATGGCGTGCCTTTGTTCTTGTGGTGGACCCAAAACACTGAGACGTAGCTTGGAAACTGGACTGTCTCCTTTGTTGGAGAACCTACTAGGTGGACTTCAGGACGATCGGGACGAGGCAACAGCCATTTACGGGGTCG GGTTGGAAAGCGCAAAGAAAGATGGAGTTTTAGTTCATCCCCATCCGTTACAGCCATACTCTACCAATGCCGTCGACAAACTGTGTTGCATTCTCGGTAATGGACGATCAGACGACTCGAATGGCGTGCGACCAACCTCCATTTGTGTCGCTGCAATTCGTGCCTTGGATTCAGTGTTGGTAGCAGCACCGGCTGAATTGCTGGGAAAAGAGGCAGTACAGAAACTCGCTCTTGTCATTACAGCTGTTGCGAGCGAGCTGATAAAATGTGGCACCTCCACACATACGTCGATCGAACCAAACGAACACGAATGGCTCGCGGCGTGCTGTCGAACAGTTGGTGCGTTTGTCGGGAAGACGTTGAATATAaccgacgaagaggaagccgCAAATCTACCTATTTCAGTTCTTCAGGTTGCACCCCTTAACATCTTGCTCAAAACCGAAATTCTTCCATCACTTGTGTCGGCATCGCAGCAGAACCGAGCCGACATCAAAGCTACTAGGTATGACAGGAACACCTTGGCGATTGCGTGCACATTTGGGCAGCATGCTGCCGCTTCTATCGTTCAAATACTTCTTAGAATGCTTAATGATGAGCTGAAGCAAG GTTCGTCATGTACTCTCTTCGACGTTATTGAAACTCTTTCAACCGTTGGGGCCGAaacgaacgaagacgatggCATCGAAGCCCGCTTTCGAACAAGCATGCTAGAGCTACCGCCCACGAACGAAGACTCTGCGCGAATAGCTACCATCATTTGTCAGGCATATGATATCATCCCTCTTCTTTTGCCTTCGTATCAATCATTGGTCTCAGCTAAGCACTTGGAGCGACTGGTTTCGCTTGTGTCGCCATGTCTTCCCCCCCTCACACAAATTGATGCAGTCAAGGTGTCGCTTGTGCTGCCGTTTCTTGCCACGTCACTGCAGCATTCGTCAAGTGGTTTGGTAAGCTCTGATTTAGGTATACAAATTGGTCAAGCACTGGAACAAATCGTTGCCTACCTTTGTGATTTTACGTTGGACCCTGAGTATGATCACGAGGCTCGGTCATATGCAGCTGCCTGCCTTCAGATATCGATATCACGCTTCATTCCTCGGAATTCTAATCCTTGTCGTGTTGAATTGATTCTAAAAAAGCAGATTATTCCGCTGATATCAAAGTCAATCAACCGCACATCTGGGCTCTCCGAACGCTTGGTATACCAGTGTGAAGCTGAAGCTTTGACTTTATCAGAGTTGTTGTCGTTCTTGGGAGTGTTGGCTTCAGCAGCGGCATGTTGTGGTG CTTGTACCAAAAAGTCGGGCGCTCCTTTCAGCTCTGTGCCTGGGTTTTTGCTTGATGTCACTGTCTTCGATCGAGCGAATCCTGCGTATTCAAACGATCTAGCCATAGAGGCGGCTTCGGCGCTCGGTTCAGTCTTGTCCGTCACCAGGCGAAGCACAATCTGGAAACAGCGTTTATCATATTTGTCAGCAAAGCGTTTGGAGGACATCTTAAGTAGCAATGAGCGCATTAGCCCTGGAGGAGTTGCTTCGGCTTGCTACATCATTTGCTCAAGCAACATCAAGATGCTGAGTAGAATATCGCGCGAGCAGTTGATAGCAGTGGTGTCCTATGGTCTTTCCTCAAAAGCTGCTACAGAAGAGGAAACCTCCAGTGTATCAAATCGTCTCAAAATAAAAAAACTTGTTCTTGCTGCC TATAATGCGCTTATACGCTACGAGCCTTGGCTTAACCTCTGA